The Pseudomonas fragi DNA window ATTCCGATGCTGGTGATCTACCTCGTGACCTCGCTGGAAGCCATCGGTGACGTGACCGCTACCAGCAAAGTCTCGCGCCAGCCAGTGGATGGCCCGGTATGGATGCAACGCATCAAGGGCGGCGTGCTGGTCAATGGTGCCAACTCGTTTCTGGCGGGTATCTTCAATACTTTCCCCAGTTCGGTGTTTGCCCAGAACAACGGCGTGATCCAGCTCACCGGCATTGCCAGCCGCCATATTGGCGTTTGGATTGCTGCCATGCTGATCCTGCTGGGCCTGTTCCCAAGCGTTGCAGGTGCCATCCAGGCCGTGCCTGAGCCAGTGCTGGGCGGTGCCGCGATGGTCATGTTCGGCGCCGTTGCGGCCTCGGGCATCAATATCCTGGCCAGCATCACCCTGGACCGTCGCGCCCTGCTGATCATTGCCGTATCCCTGGCCCTGGGCCTGGGTGTATCGCAAGTGCCGGAGTTCCTCGCGCATATGCCTGCCGCCTTGCGCAACGTGCTGGAGTCCGGGGTGGCCACAGGGGGTATCTGTGCGCTGCTGCTGAACTGGTTCCTGCCGGAAACCGAGAAAAAAACGGCGCAATAAGCGCCGCCGCCCGGCAGGATCGTCTCGCGACATCCTGCTGTGCCTTTAAATAAAAGGCCCATCCTACCCACAAGTCTTCCCCTGCCTGACGGTTTGACTTACTCTTTTATTATCACTTGTGCCTGTTTGGGCGACGTAAATGAACACATATGGTGAACGGCTGAGAAAAGAGCGTTTGCGCCTGAAAATGACCCAGGCGCAACTGGCTGACGCTGGCGGTGTCGGACGCCATGCGCAGAGCTGCTATGAACGCGATATCACCCTGCCCCGCGCCGATTATCTGTCGGCCATTACCTTGCTGGGTATTGACGTAGTGTTCATCATCACCGGCCGCCGTATCCTGTATAGCGGCGCCCCTGCCTTGCTGCGTGGAAATAGTCATGACTGAACCCGGCACCCGACATCAAAAAGCCCTTGATCGTTTTCTCGACGAACACCCCGAACTGGCTGCAGAACTTGCAACGTTGAACCCTTTGGCTGCCCGCGCAGTGGGCCAGTCGATGAAAGAATATCGCCAGGAACGCCTGAACGAAGCCTTCGAAGCCGAAGCCGAACGCCTGGGCCTTTTTGCCTGGGAGCTGACGCTGCAACTGACCAGCGCCACCCCTGAGGAATTCGCCGCACAGCGCCTTGAAGTGCATCGCGAAGTGGCGCAAATGGCCGGCATGGACTGGGCGCAATACTGCGAACTGCATGGCCTGGAAAATCAGCCCTGACCAACTGGCAACTGGCAACTGGCAACTGGCAACTGGCAACTGGCAACTGGCAACTGTGGGAGCGGGCTTGCTCGCGATTGGTGCAACGCGGTCCAACTTTAAACCGCGTCGCCTGCATCGCGAGCAAGCCCGCTCCCACAAAAGCAATCCGGTGTTTCCCACACAAATTGCAACGCCTGCACCTGCCTGATCCCTCTCACTCGCGGGAAGTTTCCGAGAGAATCCCAGCCGCCTTGCGGCGTTTAAAATGCGTGGACAGTCTCGTCCAGTCACTGAGTTCAGTGATCGGTCCTGACAGCAGGTAGATGTGGTACGTGATACACGGCGTCGAGATGGCCCGCGCGGTGGTGGATGCATTGATGGCCGGAACAACCCGCCCGGGCTAAACGGCCGGATTGCCTGCGGCGCACTACGGCACCCAAATACTCGAACACACCTTCTGCAACAA harbors:
- a CDS encoding helix-turn-helix domain-containing protein, translating into MNTYGERLRKERLRLKMTQAQLADAGGVGRHAQSCYERDITLPRADYLSAITLLGIDVVFIITGRRILYSGAPALLRGNSHD
- a CDS encoding DUF6388 family protein, whose product is MTEPGTRHQKALDRFLDEHPELAAELATLNPLAARAVGQSMKEYRQERLNEAFEAEAERLGLFAWELTLQLTSATPEEFAAQRLEVHREVAQMAGMDWAQYCELHGLENQP